The proteins below come from a single Miscanthus floridulus cultivar M001 chromosome 1, ASM1932011v1, whole genome shotgun sequence genomic window:
- the LOC136451563 gene encoding scarecrow-like protein 34, with translation MQASVLRDASVAWSKPLNVGQNSLAPVQGPSDFWQGSRTPSMEFNDKSSSNFEDFQSNMSATSGFYAFVDPADESNDLELFLDQPRSMHHCPPASHTFNDSNHITLSTSYSSTIDGSQFCDLSSNVAPDWYGTSVADSSNNSWINSDITIDYLNKLLMDEDNDDKVKLHHGEDALRAMEEPFYRILGQNNPAYPESPSLCRCGHLNNLDDSINKSSGLSCSSCSVAIDSSNNHSNHNLQAFEAPWSLSDIVKQTKLSTEGTRNMELGVKIDGLSIAEKRSRDNQSLQVNAADRSTHASSEVHSGYYSRTEDSYLLEARSSKQVAFSFNGPTRDEMFDRVLLFSEHKPTDEAIVLQEMMTNKSTGHSQNGQGRTSARRKTRGKKQQKKEVVDLRTILIHCAQAISVNNHTLANDMLNIIRQHSSITGDDTQRLAFCLVDCLEVRLAGTGSQLYRNLITKSSNAVGILKVFQLSLAVNPLLRAAHYFSNKTILDVSKGKPKVHIIDFGICFGFQWPSLFEQLAKREDGPPKVRITGIELPKQGFRPNQMNKQSTGQRLTDYASMFNVPFEYQAISTKWETICIEDLNIEKDDVLIVNCIDRMKNLGDEALYINSARNRVLKTIRMMKPKVFVHGVVNGSYGTPFFLTRFKEVMYHYSALFDILDKTVPRDNETRMHIERGMFLCQHLNVIACEGSERIERPENYKKWKSRSLNAGLEHLPLNPDIVKVIREMVGKYHKDYVINEDDRWLLLAWKGRILNAISTWKPSSRMLATKT, from the exons ATGCAGGCCAGCGTCCTACGTGACGCCAGCGTGGCgtggtcaaaaccgctcaacgtcgGTCAAAATAGTCTTGCCCCCGTCCAG GGACCGTCTGACTTTTGGCAAGGATCAAGAACCCCATCAATGGAGTTCAACGACAAATCTAGTTCTAACTTTGAGGATTTCCAAAGCAACATGTCAGCTACTTCTGGGTTCTATGCCTTCGTTGATCCAGCCGATGAGTCAAATGATTTGGAGTTATTTTTGGACCAACCAAGATCCATGCATCATTGTCCTCCTGCATCACATACTTTTAACGACAGTAACCATATTACATTGAGCACCTCTTATTCGAGTACAATAGATGGTTCTCAATTCTGCGACCTCAGTAGCAATGTGGCACCAGATTGGTATGGAACCAGTGTGGCAGACTCTTCTAATAACAGTTGGATCAACTCAGATATAACCATCGACTACTTAAACAAGCTGTTGATGGACGAGGACAATGACGACAAGGTAAAATTACATCATGGAGAGGACGCCCTTAGAGCTATGGAAGAGCCTTTCTATAGAATTCTTGGACAAAATAATCCAGCTTACCCTGAGTCACCATCACTTTGTAGATGTGGTCATCTGAATAACCTCGATGACAGCATCAACAAGTCTTCCGGGCTGTCATGCAGTAGCTGCTCTGTTGCTATTGACTCAAGTAATAACCATTCTAATCACAACTTGCAAGCTTTTGAAGCTCCATGGAGTTTGTCTGACATAGTCAAACAGACAAAACTTTCCACTGAAGGTACACGAAACATGGAGCTTGGTGTGAAAATTGATGGCCTCTCAATTGCTGAAAAGCGTAGCCGAGATAATCAGTCACTTCAGGTAAATGCTGCAGATAGGAGCACGCATGCATCATCTGAGGTTCACAGTGGATATTACTCACGTACAGAAGATTCTTATTTGTTAGAAGCAAGGAGCAGCAAGCAGGTTGCCTTTTCATTCAATGGGCCAACCCGAGATGAGATGTTTGACAGGGTTCTACTCTTCTCTGAGCATAAACCTACGGATGAAGCTATTGTTTTGCAAGAAATGATGACAAATAAATCAACCGGACATTCACAGAATGGACAAGGAAGAACATCAGCTCGGCGGAAGACACGAGGTAAGAAGCAACAGAAGAAAGAGGTGGTGGATCTAAGAACCATTCTTATCCATTGTGCACAAGCAATTTCTGTGAATAACCATACCTTAGCAAACGACATGCTGAACATAATAAGGCAACATTCCTCAATAACTGGAGATGATACACAGAGGCTAGCATTTTGTCTAGTGGACTGCCTTGAGGTGCGATTAGCTGGAACTGGGAGTCAGCTGTATCGCAACTTGATCACTAAAAGCAGCAATGCTGTGGGCATTTTAAAGGTATTCCAGTTGTCTTTAGCGGTAAATCCTTTACTGAGGGCAGCACATTATTTCTCGAATAAGACAATCCTTGATGTCTCGAAGGGAAAACCTAAGGTGCACATTATCGattttggcatttgctttggttttcAATGGCCATCACTGTTTGAGCAACTCGCAAAGAGGGAAGATGGACCGCCCAAGGTTCGGATCACAGGTATTGAGCTACCAAAGCAAGGATTTCGACCAAACCAGATGAATAAGCAGAGCACGGGACAGCGATTAACTGATTATGCTAGCATGTTCAATGTGCCTTTTGAATATCAAGCAATATCAACAAAGTGGGAAACCATATGTATAGAAGATCTCAACATTGAGAAAGATGATGTGCTGATAGTCAACTGCATAGACCGAATGAAGAATCTTGGTGATGAGGCACTATACATAAACAGTGCAAGGAATAGGGTTCTTAAAACCATTAGAATGATGAAACCAAAAGTTTTTGTGCATGGAGTAGTGAATGGATCATACGGTACACCCTTCTTTTTAACACGTTTTAAAGAAGTAATGTACCACTACTCTGCATTATTTGATATCCTTGATAAAACTGTTCCACGAGATAACGAGACAAGAATGCACATAGAGAGGGGCATGTTTCTGTGCCAACATCTCAATGTCATCGCATGTGAAGGATCCGAAAGGATTGAGAGGCCAGAGAATTATAAGAAATGGAAGTCACGAAGCCTGAATGCTGGCCTTGAGCACCTCCCACTGAATCCAGACATTGTGAAAGTAATAAGAGAAATGGTGGGAAAATATCACAAAGATTATGTTATCAACGAAGATGATCGGTGGCTACTACTGGCATGGAAGGGAAGGATACTGAATGCAATATCCACGTGGAAACCTAGTAGTCGTATGTTGGCAACTAAAACTTAA
- the LOC136471800 gene encoding uncharacterized GPI-anchored protein At4g28100-like: MAARRGPTELGPLESHAPGSSRARAVEPVQTRAGGRGHLALPPRPLGRAVRWRGRDVRRRRGPGSLDRDRCCPVLAIWLFAAHAHTALSVPSALAREEGLVPLPLPKATCDSIRLHQIGSLRCPAAFSVGAGAAAKNATPTAAVNDLEKSCRNASYAASFRCVQSLQKGAAYFFPQIDS, encoded by the exons ATGGCCGCCCGCCGAGGGCCCACCGAGCTTGGGCCGCTGGAGTCGCATGCTCCCGGGTCCAGCCGCGCACGCGCCGTGGAGCCGGTCCAAACCCGCGCCGGTGGCCGAGGGCACCTCGCCCTGCCACCTCGACCTCTCGGCCGAGCTGTTCGATGGCGTGGCCGCGACGTGCGGCGCCGGCGGGGCCCAGGCTCGCTCGACCGCGACCGCTGCTGCCCAGTCCTCGCGATCTGGCTCTTCGCCGCACACGCACACACCGCGTTGTCCGTGCCCTCGGCGCTCGCCCGGGAGGAGGGGCTTGTGCCGCTGCCCCTTCCCAAGGCGACGTGCGACAGCATCCGGCTCCACCAGATCGGCTCACTCCGCTGCCCCGCCGCGTTCTCCGTCGGAGCTGGCGCCGCGGCCAAGAACGCCACGCCTACCGCGGCGGTGAACGATCTGGAGAAGAGCTGCCGCAATGCCTCCTACGCCGCCAGCTTCCGATGCGTACAGTCTCTGCAAAAG GGTGCTGCATACTTTTTCCCACAGATTGATTCTTGA